One genomic region from Pseudomonas hormoni encodes:
- a CDS encoding DJ-1 family glyoxalase III, with the protein MTFRALITLAEGIDDLQTVTLIDVLRRAKVEVVVASIEGRRMLTCARGTRVTADAMLVDLLAQPFDLIALPGGAVGAQHLAAHQPLQQLIKDQAAAGRLFAAIAEAPAVALQAFGVLRQRRMTCLPSASHQLSGCNFVDQPVVVDGNCVTAQGSGGALEFALTLVEQLCGKATRATVAGELVV; encoded by the coding sequence ATGACCTTTAGAGCTCTGATTACCCTCGCCGAGGGCATCGATGACCTGCAAACAGTGACGCTGATCGATGTGCTGCGCCGCGCCAAGGTTGAAGTGGTGGTGGCCAGCATCGAGGGGCGGCGCATGCTCACCTGTGCCCGCGGCACCCGAGTGACGGCCGATGCGATGCTGGTGGATTTGCTGGCCCAGCCGTTTGATTTGATCGCACTGCCCGGCGGTGCAGTCGGTGCGCAGCATCTGGCGGCCCATCAACCCTTGCAACAATTGATCAAGGATCAGGCGGCGGCAGGTCGTCTGTTCGCCGCCATCGCCGAAGCCCCGGCCGTGGCACTGCAAGCCTTTGGCGTCCTGCGTCAGCGGCGAATGACCTGCCTGCCTTCGGCCAGTCATCAGCTGTCTGGCTGCAACTTTGTCGATCAACCGGTGGTGGTCGATGGCAACTGCGTTACCGCTCAAGGTTCAGGGGGCGCTTTGGAGTTTGCCCTGACGCTGGTGGAACAACTTTGCGGCAAGGCGACTCGGGCGACGGTGGCGGGGGAATTGGTCGTTTAA
- a CDS encoding DUF4879 domain-containing protein, translated as MKKRLVTVFGALIALLLGAQTASAASAAPLSQVKVLKVESPACGFEDIGEGQEKTRCDHSGPNIKIYVLEVGYGRRAQVGLDGFEVNGTRTPVCAFDNGNLTDCTVGRKTVGYLYVFDLAGKQEGTFTFSNTSINAPGNTMSTQLYIK; from the coding sequence ATGAAAAAGCGTCTGGTTACCGTATTTGGAGCATTGATTGCCTTGTTGCTGGGGGCGCAAACCGCTTCGGCTGCCTCGGCAGCGCCGTTGAGCCAGGTCAAGGTGCTCAAGGTCGAGTCGCCGGCTTGTGGTTTTGAAGACATTGGCGAAGGGCAGGAGAAAACCCGCTGCGATCACAGCGGGCCGAACATCAAAATCTACGTGCTGGAAGTCGGCTACGGCCGCAGGGCGCAAGTCGGGCTGGACGGTTTTGAGGTGAACGGCACCCGGACCCCGGTGTGTGCGTTCGATAACGGCAACCTGACCGATTGCACCGTTGGCAGAAAAACTGTCGGCTATCTGTATGTCTTCGATCTGGCCGGCAAGCAGGAAGGCACCTTCACCTTCAGCAACACGTCCATCAACGCGCCGGGCAACACGATGTCGACGCAGCTTTACATCAAGTAA
- a CDS encoding NCS2 family permease produces MLERLFQLKAHNTNVRTEILAGVTTFLAMAYILFVNPSILGETGMDKGAVFVATCLAAAIGSTTMGLIANYPIALAPGMGLNAFFTYTVVLHMGHTWQVALGAVFISAVCFFLLSIFRIREWIINSIPLPLRSAIAAGIGLFLALIALHNAGIVVSNPATMVGLGDLKQPAPILATLGFALIVALEALAVRGAVLIGILVVTIASIALGFTPFGGVMSMPPSLAPTFLQLDIKGALDIGLVSVIFAFLFVDLFDNSGTLIGVAKRAGLMGKDGHMPKMGRALIADSTAAMAGSLLGTSTTTSYIESAAGVSAGGRTGLTAIVVAFLFLLALFFSPLAASVPAFATAPALLFVAVLMTSGLAEIDWDDITVAAPVVITALAMPFTYSIANGIAFGFISWTAIKLLSGRGRELNPALVILSILFVIKLGWFNA; encoded by the coding sequence ATGCTGGAAAGGCTGTTTCAACTCAAGGCACACAACACCAACGTGCGGACCGAGATTCTTGCGGGCGTCACGACCTTCCTGGCCATGGCCTACATTCTGTTCGTCAACCCGAGCATCCTCGGCGAGACCGGCATGGACAAGGGCGCGGTGTTTGTCGCGACCTGCCTGGCAGCCGCCATCGGCTCCACGACCATGGGCCTGATCGCCAACTATCCGATCGCCCTCGCGCCGGGCATGGGCCTGAACGCGTTCTTCACCTACACCGTGGTCCTGCACATGGGCCATACCTGGCAAGTGGCGCTGGGCGCGGTGTTCATCTCGGCAGTGTGCTTCTTCCTGCTGTCGATCTTCCGCATCAGGGAATGGATCATCAACAGCATCCCGCTGCCGCTGCGTTCGGCGATTGCTGCCGGTATCGGCCTGTTCCTGGCGCTGATTGCCCTGCACAACGCCGGCATCGTGGTCAGCAATCCGGCGACCATGGTCGGCCTCGGTGACCTGAAACAACCGGCGCCGATCCTCGCCACCCTTGGTTTTGCCCTGATCGTTGCCCTTGAAGCACTTGCGGTACGCGGTGCCGTATTGATCGGGATTCTGGTCGTGACGATCGCGTCGATTGCCCTGGGTTTCACCCCGTTCGGCGGCGTGATGTCGATGCCGCCATCGCTGGCGCCGACCTTCCTGCAACTGGACATCAAGGGTGCACTGGACATCGGTCTGGTCAGCGTGATCTTCGCCTTCCTGTTCGTCGACCTGTTCGACAACTCCGGCACCCTGATTGGCGTCGCCAAGCGCGCCGGCCTGATGGGCAAGGACGGCCACATGCCGAAAATGGGCCGCGCCCTGATCGCCGACAGCACCGCGGCGATGGCCGGTTCGTTGCTGGGTACGTCGACGACCACCAGCTACATCGAGTCCGCAGCCGGCGTGAGCGCCGGTGGCCGCACCGGCCTGACGGCCATTGTGGTGGCGTTTCTGTTCCTGCTGGCGCTGTTCTTCTCGCCGCTGGCCGCCAGCGTTCCGGCGTTCGCCACGGCACCGGCACTGCTGTTCGTCGCGGTACTGATGACTTCCGGCCTGGCCGAAATAGACTGGGACGACATCACCGTTGCCGCACCGGTCGTGATCACTGCGCTGGCCATGCCGTTCACTTATTCCATCGCCAACGGCATCGCCTTCGGTTTCATTTCCTGGACCGCAATCAAGTTGCTGTCCGGTCGCGGCCGTGAGCTGAACCCGGCACTAGTGATTCTGTCGATTCTGTTCGTGATCAAGTTGGGTTGGTTCAACGCATGA
- the trmA gene encoding tRNA (uridine(54)-C5)-methyltransferase TrmA — MTFDSQAYTVQLEEKVSRLRDLLAPFDAPEPAVFDSPLKNFRLRAEFRLWREAGERHYAMFSQDDKRTPILIEAFPIASLRINELMPKLKAAWQASAALSHKLFQVEFLTTLAGDAMITLCYHRPLDEHWHAAATKLAADLNVSVIGRSKGKREVIGHDYVVEKLEVGGRTFSYRQPEGAFTQPNGTVNQKMLNWAYDALGDRPDDLLELYCGNGNFTLPLATRVRKVLATEISKTSVNAALSNLSENAVDNVTLVRLSAEELTEALNEVRPFRRLHGIDLKSYEFGSVFVDPPRAGMDPDTCELTRRFDNILYISCNPETLAANIAQLHDTHRITQCAMFDQFPWTHHMESGVLLTRR; from the coding sequence ATGACTTTTGATTCCCAGGCTTACACCGTTCAGCTCGAAGAAAAGGTCTCGCGCCTGCGTGACCTGCTGGCCCCGTTCGATGCACCTGAGCCAGCCGTGTTCGATTCGCCGCTGAAAAACTTCCGCCTGCGTGCCGAATTCCGCCTGTGGCGTGAAGCCGGCGAGCGTCATTACGCGATGTTTTCCCAGGATGACAAACGCACGCCGATCCTGATCGAAGCGTTTCCGATTGCCAGCCTGCGCATCAATGAGTTGATGCCAAAGCTGAAAGCAGCGTGGCAAGCGAGCGCAGCCCTGAGCCACAAACTGTTTCAGGTGGAGTTCCTGACCACCCTGGCCGGCGATGCGATGATTACCCTGTGCTATCACCGCCCGCTGGACGAACACTGGCACGCGGCTGCCACGAAACTGGCAGCAGACCTGAACGTCAGCGTGATCGGCCGTTCGAAAGGCAAACGCGAAGTGATCGGCCATGATTACGTGGTCGAAAAACTCGAAGTCGGCGGCCGCACCTTCAGCTACCGCCAGCCGGAAGGCGCGTTCACCCAGCCCAACGGCACCGTGAACCAGAAGATGCTCAACTGGGCTTACGACGCCCTCGGCGACCGCCCGGACGATTTGCTGGAGCTGTATTGCGGCAACGGTAACTTCACCCTGCCGCTCGCGACCCGCGTGCGTAAAGTGCTGGCCACCGAGATCAGCAAGACCTCGGTCAACGCGGCGCTGAGCAACCTCAGCGAAAATGCGGTGGATAACGTCACGCTGGTGCGTCTGTCCGCCGAAGAGCTGACCGAAGCCCTGAACGAAGTACGCCCGTTCCGTCGCCTGCACGGCATCGACCTCAAGAGCTACGAGTTCGGTAGCGTCTTCGTCGACCCACCTCGCGCCGGCATGGACCCGGACACCTGCGAGCTGACCCGGCGTTTCGACAATATCCTGTACATTTCCTGCAACCCGGAAACCCTGGCGGCCAACATCGCCCAACTGCACGACACCCACCGCATTACTCAATGCGCGATGTTCGACCAGTTCCCGTGGACCCACCACATGGAGTCCGGGGTGTTGTTGACCCGGCGTTGA
- a CDS encoding DUF2442 domain-containing protein, which produces MKTIEAGVLADRPVSEAVLDEAIRRGQVRHKSGLQATAVTFLEPCLAVSFIDGSGVLLPVEHYPEFDDFDVEDFAGLKVGFSGTALCHEGKDLQVSIAGMISASKPLMDMAASVIASRNGRQSSAAKAEAARANGRKGGRPRKPDVPV; this is translated from the coding sequence ATGAAAACGATAGAGGCAGGAGTACTGGCCGATCGGCCCGTGAGTGAGGCCGTGCTGGATGAAGCCATCCGGCGAGGGCAAGTGCGCCACAAAAGCGGTTTGCAGGCGACGGCCGTGACTTTTTTGGAACCGTGTCTGGCAGTCAGTTTCATTGATGGCAGTGGCGTACTGCTCCCCGTGGAGCACTATCCGGAATTCGATGATTTCGACGTCGAGGATTTCGCCGGCCTGAAAGTCGGCTTTTCCGGAACCGCCCTTTGCCATGAGGGCAAGGATCTGCAGGTTTCCATCGCCGGGATGATTTCTGCGAGCAAGCCGCTGATGGACATGGCCGCCTCGGTCATCGCTTCGCGCAATGGTCGCCAAAGCAGCGCCGCCAAGGCTGAGGCAGCGCGGGCCAATGGTCGCAAGGGTGGGCGTCCGCGTAAGCCGGATGTCCCCGTTTGA
- a CDS encoding DUF4160 domain-containing protein, whose protein sequence is MKLFSYKGLSMVIMLRDEHCPPHAHVDAGAWSARFKFCFWHNGVELWDVVPHSNRPPVAVLEGLRHALRQPVHLRRARTIWWEKLQTVCLDHQIWDWRTSEVLVVKRIASTTDMICSACYEPETNKTLLALFGASEGVEIKL, encoded by the coding sequence ATGAAATTGTTCAGCTACAAAGGGCTTTCAATGGTGATCATGCTGCGCGATGAACACTGCCCTCCGCACGCGCATGTGGACGCCGGAGCGTGGAGCGCACGCTTCAAGTTCTGCTTTTGGCACAACGGTGTAGAGCTGTGGGACGTGGTTCCTCATTCGAACCGGCCGCCTGTAGCCGTGCTGGAAGGTTTGCGTCACGCACTCCGACAGCCTGTTCATTTGCGTCGCGCCCGCACGATCTGGTGGGAAAAGCTGCAGACGGTCTGCCTCGATCATCAGATATGGGACTGGCGGACCAGCGAAGTCCTGGTGGTGAAAAGGATTGCGAGTACGACTGACATGATTTGCTCGGCTTGCTATGAGCCCGAGACGAACAAGACCTTGCTGGCGCTGTTTGGCGCTTCGGAGGGCGTGGAGATAAAACTATGA
- a CDS encoding LysR family transcriptional regulator, with amino-acid sequence MQRTFDDLQLGSIELFCLAAEAGSFTAAALVAGVTPAAVSRSVSRMEERLGVRLFARTTRSVKLTDSGRRYYEECRQALAQLVEAQREVMGQQQEPSGTLRISIPTTYAHHRILPLLPAFRERFPQVKVESHISNRNIDFVGEGYDLAIRVRAIPDSGLIARQLEDAELVMIASPDYLKRAGTPQTLDDLKQHECIQYDLPSSGRRIAWLFNDHGEQREIQAEGNFSCSDDVLGGVTLARHGAGLFQTYRFIVENELADGSLVEILKPYGGRSRPFTLLYPQSRHIPLRLRAFIDFLVEHLPR; translated from the coding sequence ATGCAGCGAACATTCGACGATCTTCAGCTCGGCAGCATTGAGTTGTTTTGCCTCGCCGCCGAAGCAGGCAGCTTTACCGCCGCGGCACTCGTGGCTGGCGTAACACCCGCAGCGGTGAGCCGTTCGGTGTCGCGCATGGAAGAACGCCTGGGCGTGCGGTTGTTCGCGCGCACCACTCGCAGCGTCAAACTGACTGATAGCGGGCGTCGCTATTACGAAGAATGTCGTCAGGCGCTGGCGCAATTGGTCGAGGCCCAACGCGAAGTGATGGGCCAGCAGCAGGAGCCTTCCGGCACCTTGCGCATCAGTATTCCCACAACGTATGCCCATCACCGGATCCTGCCGTTGCTCCCGGCGTTTCGGGAGCGCTTTCCGCAGGTGAAAGTCGAGTCGCACATCAGCAATCGCAATATTGATTTCGTCGGCGAAGGCTATGACCTGGCCATTCGCGTGCGGGCGATTCCGGATTCCGGCCTGATCGCCCGCCAGCTTGAGGATGCGGAACTGGTGATGATTGCCAGTCCTGATTACCTGAAGCGGGCGGGCACTCCGCAAACCCTGGACGACCTCAAACAGCACGAATGCATCCAGTACGATTTGCCCAGCAGCGGTCGGCGGATTGCCTGGTTATTCAACGATCATGGCGAGCAACGCGAGATTCAGGCCGAGGGCAATTTCAGTTGTTCTGACGACGTTCTGGGCGGCGTGACGCTGGCCAGACACGGCGCGGGCCTTTTCCAGACCTATCGTTTTATTGTCGAAAATGAACTGGCCGATGGCTCGCTGGTGGAAATCCTCAAGCCTTATGGCGGACGCTCGCGGCCGTTCACCCTGCTCTATCCGCAAAGTCGCCATATACCGCTTCGGCTACGGGCGTTTATCGATTTTCTGGTTGAGCATTTACCACGCTAA
- the aroQ gene encoding type II 3-dehydroquinate dehydratase — protein MPPIVLVLNGPNLNLLGTREPATYGHETLADISALCGRAAEEFGLAVEFRQTNHEGELLDWIHAARGRCAGIVINPAAWTHTSVAIRDALVACELPVIEVHLSNVHAREPFRHHSFVSAIATAVMAGFGSHGYRLALEHFSLRLKG, from the coding sequence ATGCCCCCTATCGTTCTGGTGCTCAACGGCCCGAACCTGAACCTGCTGGGCACCCGTGAGCCGGCGACTTACGGTCACGAAACCCTGGCAGACATTTCAGCGTTGTGCGGACGTGCCGCCGAAGAGTTCGGCCTGGCGGTGGAATTTCGCCAGACCAACCATGAAGGCGAATTGCTCGACTGGATTCACGCCGCCCGTGGCCGTTGCGCCGGGATCGTCATCAACCCGGCCGCCTGGACCCACACCTCGGTCGCCATTCGCGATGCCCTGGTCGCCTGCGAACTGCCGGTGATCGAAGTCCACCTGTCGAACGTCCACGCTCGCGAACCCTTTCGCCACCACTCCTTCGTTTCAGCCATCGCCACCGCGGTGATGGCCGGTTTCGGCAGCCACGGGTATCGCCTGGCGCTTGAACATTTCAGCCTGCGCTTGAAGGGGTGA
- a CDS encoding shikimate dehydrogenase yields the protein MTQNNAVLAGLIGAGIQASRTPALHEHEGDAQGLRYLYRLIDLDQLKLDSNALPDLLMAAEQMNFTGLNITFPCKQTIIPLLDELSPEARGIGAVNTVVLKDGKRIGHNTDCLGFAEGFRRGLQGVAVERVVQMGAGGAGAAVAHALLSEGVRLLSIFDVDNSRAQALANNLNQHFGAGRAVAGHDLQSTLAQADGLVNTTPMGMKKLPGMPVPVELLRAQLWVAEIVYFPLETELLRNARALGCRTLDGGNMAVFQAVKAFELFSGVVPDAQRMLAHFQSMNG from the coding sequence GTGACTCAGAACAACGCTGTACTGGCCGGGCTGATCGGCGCCGGCATTCAGGCGTCCCGTACGCCCGCACTGCATGAGCATGAAGGCGATGCCCAGGGTTTGCGTTATCTCTACCGGCTGATTGACCTCGACCAGCTCAAACTCGACAGCAATGCTTTGCCCGACTTGTTGATGGCGGCCGAGCAGATGAATTTCACTGGCCTGAATATCACCTTTCCGTGCAAGCAGACGATCATCCCTTTGCTCGACGAATTGTCACCGGAAGCCCGCGGCATCGGTGCGGTGAATACGGTGGTGTTGAAGGACGGTAAACGCATCGGCCACAACACCGATTGCCTGGGCTTTGCCGAAGGTTTTCGGCGTGGTTTGCAGGGCGTTGCCGTCGAGCGTGTCGTACAAATGGGCGCTGGCGGGGCCGGTGCGGCCGTGGCCCACGCGTTATTGAGCGAAGGCGTACGCCTGCTGAGCATTTTCGATGTGGATAACAGTCGCGCTCAGGCGCTGGCAAACAACCTTAATCAGCATTTCGGCGCTGGCCGAGCGGTGGCGGGTCATGATCTGCAGAGCACGCTGGCTCAGGCCGACGGACTGGTCAACACCACGCCCATGGGCATGAAAAAGCTGCCAGGAATGCCGGTGCCGGTGGAGTTGCTTAGGGCACAGTTGTGGGTGGCAGAGATCGTTTACTTTCCGCTGGAAACCGAACTGCTGCGCAACGCCCGCGCCCTGGGTTGCCGGACACTGGATGGCGGCAACATGGCGGTGTTTCAGGCGGTGAAGGCGTTTGAATTGTTCAGCGGCGTGGTGCCGGATGCACAGCGGATGCTGGCGCATTTTCAGAGCATGAATGGTTGA
- a CDS encoding TetR/AcrR family transcriptional regulator, whose product MTITPELSVAPDEPMAEPRKSRKNNPEKTRENILQEAIVEFVQQGLSGARVDAIAERIHTSKRMIYYYFGSKEQLYIEVLEKLYGDIRSTENRLHLAELAPVEAIRRLVEFTFDHHDRNVDFVRIVSIENIHNAEFVKRSDAIKAMNNTILDSLGVILRRGAEEGVFRAGLDPLDVHLLISSFCFYRVSNRHTFGEIFQIDLPDESIKQRHREMICESVLRYLQA is encoded by the coding sequence ATGACAATAACCCCAGAACTCTCCGTAGCGCCCGACGAACCCATGGCCGAGCCTCGCAAGAGTCGCAAGAACAACCCGGAAAAGACCCGCGAGAACATTCTGCAAGAAGCCATTGTCGAGTTCGTCCAGCAGGGGCTTTCCGGTGCTCGCGTCGATGCGATCGCCGAGCGCATTCACACCTCCAAACGCATGATCTATTACTACTTCGGCAGTAAGGAACAACTCTACATCGAGGTGCTGGAGAAACTCTACGGCGATATTCGCAGCACCGAAAACCGCTTGCACCTGGCCGAACTGGCGCCGGTGGAGGCGATTCGGCGGCTGGTGGAGTTCACCTTCGATCACCATGATCGCAATGTCGATTTTGTGCGTATCGTCAGCATCGAGAACATTCACAACGCGGAGTTCGTGAAGCGCTCCGATGCGATCAAGGCCATGAACAACACCATTCTTGATTCACTGGGTGTGATTTTGCGTCGGGGGGCTGAAGAAGGTGTGTTCCGGGCGGGGCTTGATCCGTTGGATGTGCATCTGCTGATCAGCTCGTTCTGCTTCTATCGCGTCTCGAACCGCCACACTTTCGGTGAGATTTTTCAGATCGACTTGCCGGACGAAAGCATCAAGCAGCGTCATCGGGAGATGATTTGCGAGTCGGTGTTGCGATACCTGCAGGCCTGA
- the quiC gene encoding 3-dehydroshikimate dehydratase QuiC, which yields MQRSIATVSLSGTLPEKLEAIAAAGFDGVEIFENDLLYYDGSPREIRQMCADLGIAITLFQPFRDFEGCRRDRLPRNLERAERKFDLMQELGTDLVLVCSNASADAIGDEHILVDDLRLLAEHAGARGLRIGYEALAWGRHVNTYQQVWNIVRQADHPSLGVLLDSFHTLSLKGDPSAIAEIPGDKIFFVQMADAPILAMDVLEWSRHFRCFPGQGEFDLPGFLAPIIKSGYTGPLSLEIFNDGFRAAPPRANAADGLRSLLYLEEKTRERLAQETQPTACADILFETPKASEYNGIEFLEFAVDESLGAKLSHWLERLGFVKAGQHRSKSVSLMRQGDINLILNSEPYSFGHSFFEAHGPSLCATAVRVKDSASALARAVAYKGQPYRGLVGPNELELAAVRAPDGSLIYLVDQDADVYGTDFNLQPAAVASGGLKRIDHMAMALPADSLDSWVLFYKSLLDFEADDEVVLPDPYGLVKSRALRSRDSSIRLPLNISENRNTAISHALSSYRGSGVHHIAFDCDDIFAEVSRAKEAGVPLLDIPLNYYDDLAARFDFDDEFLSELAYYNVLYDRDAQGGELFHVYTEPFEGRFFFEIIQRKNGYAGYGAANVAVRLAAMAKSRSGAIRQAKL from the coding sequence ATGCAGCGTTCCATTGCCACCGTGTCCTTGAGCGGTACCCTGCCGGAAAAACTCGAAGCCATTGCCGCCGCCGGTTTCGACGGGGTGGAGATTTTCGAAAACGACCTTCTCTACTACGACGGTAGCCCACGGGAAATCCGGCAGATGTGCGCCGATCTCGGGATCGCCATCACACTGTTTCAGCCGTTCCGGGATTTCGAAGGCTGCCGCCGCGACCGCCTGCCACGCAACCTGGAACGGGCCGAGCGCAAATTCGACCTGATGCAGGAGCTGGGCACCGATCTGGTGCTGGTGTGCAGCAACGCCTCGGCCGACGCCATCGGTGATGAACACATCCTCGTCGACGACTTGCGCCTGCTGGCCGAACACGCCGGTGCGCGCGGCCTGCGAATCGGTTACGAAGCGTTGGCCTGGGGTCGGCATGTGAACACGTATCAACAGGTGTGGAACATCGTTCGACAGGCTGACCACCCGAGCCTCGGTGTGTTGCTGGACAGTTTCCACACGCTGTCGCTCAAGGGCGATCCGAGTGCCATCGCCGAGATTCCCGGCGACAAGATCTTCTTCGTGCAAATGGCCGACGCGCCGATCCTGGCCATGGACGTGCTGGAGTGGAGCCGGCATTTCCGCTGTTTTCCGGGACAGGGCGAATTCGACTTGCCCGGGTTTCTCGCGCCGATCATCAAGAGTGGCTACACCGGGCCGTTGTCGCTGGAAATATTCAACGATGGCTTCCGCGCCGCGCCGCCACGGGCCAACGCCGCCGACGGTTTGCGTTCGTTGCTGTACCTGGAAGAGAAAACCCGCGAACGGCTGGCGCAGGAAACCCAACCAACGGCTTGCGCCGACATTTTGTTCGAGACACCCAAGGCCAGCGAATACAACGGCATCGAGTTTCTCGAATTCGCCGTGGACGAAAGCCTCGGCGCCAAGCTTTCTCATTGGCTGGAGCGGCTGGGTTTCGTCAAGGCCGGCCAGCACCGCTCCAAAAGCGTGAGCCTGATGCGTCAGGGCGATATCAACCTGATCCTCAACTCCGAGCCCTACTCGTTTGGTCACAGTTTTTTCGAGGCACACGGCCCGTCGCTGTGCGCCACCGCCGTGCGGGTCAAGGACAGCGCCAGCGCGCTGGCCCGGGCGGTGGCTTACAAAGGTCAGCCGTATCGCGGACTGGTCGGCCCCAATGAACTGGAACTGGCGGCGGTACGTGCGCCGGATGGCAGCCTGATTTATCTGGTGGACCAGGACGCCGACGTCTATGGCACCGACTTCAACCTGCAACCGGCCGCCGTGGCCAGCGGTGGACTCAAGCGCATCGACCACATGGCCATGGCATTGCCGGCCGACAGCCTCGACAGTTGGGTGCTGTTCTACAAGAGCCTGCTGGATTTCGAAGCCGACGACGAAGTGGTGCTGCCGGACCCCTACGGTCTGGTGAAGAGTCGGGCGCTGCGCAGTCGCGACAGTTCTATCCGCTTGCCGCTGAACATTTCCGAGAACCGCAACACCGCGATCTCACACGCACTGTCGAGTTATCGCGGCTCTGGCGTGCATCACATTGCGTTTGACTGCGACGATATCTTTGCCGAAGTCAGTCGCGCCAAGGAGGCGGGTGTTCCGCTGCTGGATATCCCGCTCAATTATTACGACGACCTGGCCGCGCGGTTCGATTTCGATGATGAATTCCTCAGTGAGCTCGCCTATTACAACGTGCTCTACGACCGTGATGCCCAGGGTGGCGAGCTGTTCCACGTTTATACGGAGCCGTTCGAAGGGAGGTTTTTCTTTGAAATCATCCAGCGCAAGAATGGCTACGCCGGTTACGGTGCGGCCAACGTGGCGGTGCGACTGGCGGCCATGGCCAAATCCCGCAGCGGTGCCATTCGTCAGGCCAAGTTGTAG
- a CDS encoding MFS transporter translates to MTPATGGIGDKIRGAMAVGKTRWGMLALVFFATTLNYIDRAALGVMQPILAKEMSWTAMDYANINFWFQVGYAIGFVLQGRLIDRVGVKRVFFCAVLLWSLATGAHGLATSAVGFMVCRFILGLTEAANYPACVKTTRLWFPAGERAVATGIFNAGTNVGAMFTPMLLPLILHVWGWQAAFLCMSALGGIWLLFWGLKYFNPEDHPSVKQSELDYIQKEVEPEQARVPFTRILRMRGTWAFALAYSMTAPVFWFYLYWLPPFLNQQYNLGINVTQMGIPLIIIYLTADFGSVGGGILSSFLIGRGINPIKARLMSMFLFACCIIGVIMAAGSSSLWVAVFAISLAIGAHQAWTANIWSLVMDYTPKHMMSTVFGFGGMCAAIGGMFMTQLVGHILTVTNNNYTVLFTMIPAMYFIALIWMYFMAPRKIPTVTE, encoded by the coding sequence ATGACTCCTGCCACTGGCGGCATCGGCGACAAGATCCGCGGCGCCATGGCCGTCGGTAAAACCCGTTGGGGCATGCTGGCGCTGGTGTTTTTCGCCACCACCCTGAACTACATCGACCGCGCCGCACTGGGCGTCATGCAGCCCATCCTCGCCAAGGAAATGAGCTGGACGGCGATGGACTACGCCAACATCAACTTCTGGTTTCAGGTGGGCTACGCCATCGGTTTCGTGCTGCAAGGCCGGTTGATCGACAGGGTCGGCGTGAAGCGCGTGTTCTTCTGCGCGGTGCTGCTCTGGAGCCTGGCGACCGGTGCCCATGGCCTGGCTACTTCGGCGGTCGGTTTCATGGTCTGCCGATTTATCCTCGGGCTGACCGAAGCCGCCAACTACCCGGCCTGCGTGAAAACCACGCGGTTGTGGTTCCCGGCCGGCGAACGCGCCGTGGCGACCGGCATCTTCAACGCCGGCACCAACGTCGGGGCGATGTTCACGCCGATGCTGCTGCCGCTGATCCTGCACGTGTGGGGCTGGCAAGCCGCGTTTCTGTGCATGTCGGCACTGGGTGGTATCTGGTTGCTGTTCTGGGGCTTGAAGTATTTCAACCCGGAAGATCACCCGAGCGTTAAACAGTCGGAGCTGGACTACATCCAGAAGGAAGTCGAACCGGAACAGGCACGCGTACCGTTCACCCGAATCCTGCGCATGCGCGGCACCTGGGCCTTCGCCCTCGCCTACTCGATGACGGCGCCGGTGTTCTGGTTCTACCTGTACTGGCTGCCACCATTCCTCAATCAGCAATACAACCTGGGGATCAACGTGACCCAGATGGGTATTCCGCTGATCATCATCTACCTCACCGCCGACTTCGGCAGCGTCGGCGGCGGCATCCTTTCCTCGTTCCTGATCGGTCGCGGGATCAACCCGATCAAGGCGCGACTGATGTCCATGTTCCTGTTCGCCTGCTGCATCATCGGCGTGATCATGGCGGCCGGTTCGAGCAGTCTGTGGGTCGCGGTGTTTGCCATCTCCCTGGCCATCGGCGCGCATCAAGCCTGGACCGCGAACATCTGGAGCCTGGTGATGGACTACACGCCTAAACACATGATGAGTACGGTGTTCGGTTTCGGCGGCATGTGCGCCGCCATCGGCGGGATGTTCATGACCCAGTTGGTCGGCCATATTCTGACGGTCACCAACAACAACTACACCGTGCTGTTCACGATGATTCCGGCGATGTACTTCATCGCACTGATCTGGATGTACTTCATGGCGCCGCGCAAGATTCCGACCGTTACCGAGTAA